The Clostridium sporogenes genome contains a region encoding:
- a CDS encoding electron transfer flavoprotein subunit beta/FixA family protein: MNIVVCLKQVPDTNEVKIDPVKGTLIREGVPSIINPDDKNALEEALVLKESKGGKVTVISMGPPQAKDALREALAMGADEVILISDRAFAGADTLATSYALATAVKKLDYDIIFAGRQAIDGDTAQVGPEMAEHLNIPQVTYVEEVKLQDEELEIKKALEDGYEVVSVKMPVLLTAIKDLNTPRYMHMAKIVECCNKEIKVWNADDIGADKSLLGLSGSPTKVKKSVTKETKRDGILVNKPFKEAAQYAISKLKEKHYI, translated from the coding sequence GCAAGTACCAGATACAAATGAAGTTAAAATAGATCCTGTAAAAGGAACTTTAATAAGAGAAGGAGTTCCATCTATTATAAATCCTGATGATAAGAATGCTTTGGAAGAAGCATTGGTATTAAAAGAAAGTAAGGGTGGTAAAGTTACTGTAATAAGTATGGGGCCACCTCAAGCTAAAGATGCATTAAGAGAAGCTTTAGCTATGGGAGCAGATGAGGTAATACTTATATCTGATAGAGCTTTCGCAGGAGCAGATACATTAGCAACTTCATATGCTTTAGCCACTGCTGTTAAGAAATTAGATTACGATATAATATTTGCAGGAAGACAAGCTATAGATGGAGATACAGCTCAAGTGGGTCCAGAGATGGCAGAGCATTTAAATATACCTCAAGTTACTTATGTAGAAGAGGTAAAATTACAAGATGAGGAATTAGAGATTAAGAAAGCATTGGAAGATGGATATGAAGTAGTATCTGTAAAAATGCCAGTACTTTTAACTGCTATAAAAGATTTAAATACTCCACGATATATGCATATGGCCAAGATAGTTGAATGTTGTAATAAAGAAATAAAAGTGTGGAATGCAGATGATATAGGTGCAGATAAATCACTTTTAGGTCTTTCAGGTTCACCAACTAAAGTTAAGAAATCTGTTACAAAGGAAACCAAAAGAGATGGTATTTTAGTTAACAAGCCTTTTAAAGAAGCCGCACAGTATGCAATATCAAAATTAAAAGAAAAACATTATATTTAG